TTTCGTCCTTGCGTTCGTCCATGGTGGCGGTTTCGATGAGCCTTGTGACGTTCGTTTCGGCTAGGTCCATTTGTTTGAGGAAGGTTGGGATGATGCCGATGACCTCGCCACCGGCCGCCATGGTCGACTCGGCAATGGTGCCCATCAGCCCTTCTTTGCCACCACCGTAGACCACCGGGTGGTGATGAGCGGCTAGGTATTGGCCTAGGGCCCGGGTTTGTTGCTCGTAGGCAGGGTCTAATCCATGGTTGGACCCGCAAAAGACGCAGACGTTTTTGATCGTTGGCATATGAAGAACCCCCGTTTGACTAGAATATTCTCATTATACCTCACTTGGCGTTGCTGGTACCGATTAGTGGGACGGCGCGTCGCCAATAATGGTAAAGCCGTACCCGCGAATGTGGGCCTTGAGCATGGTTAGGTAGGCCTGGGCCAACGGACTTAGCTCGATTTGACGGTGCTTGAGCCAGCCTAGCGTCATCGCGTCGTCGACGGCCAGCGGGATGGCCACAATCTTGTCGTCGTTGAGTTGGCTACTGATGATTCCCGAGCTAATGGTGTAGCCGTTCAAGCCGACCATCAGGTTAAAGATGGTTGCCCGGTCACTGACCTGGATGGTCTTCTGCCGATCGAGGGTGCTGAGAATTTCCTCGGAGAAGTAAAACGAGTGGTTGTCTCCCTGTTCGTAAGACAAGTAGGGGTAGGCGGTCAGGTCGGCTAACGTGACCACTTTCTTTTGGGTCAACGGATTCTGCCGTCCCACGAAAACGTGTGGTTTAGCGGTGAAGAGTGGGGTGAAAACCAGGTCCTGCTCTCTGAATAATTTTTGCATGACCTGGCGATTAAAAGAATTGAGGTATAAGATACCAAGCTCGCTTTTGAAGCTGGTTAGGTCGCTTAGGATGTTGCGAGTTTCCGTTTCCCGTAACGTGAAGTGGTATTCATCGGCCTGCACCGTCTTCAAGAGGTCGACGAAGGCGTGAACCACGAAGGCGTAGTGTTGGGCCGACACGGAAAAGGCCTGCTTGCGCAAGGGTTGCTTGGCGTAACGGCCCTCCAACAGCCGAACCTGATCTAAGACTTGGCGGGCGTAGACCATGAATTCTCGGCCGTCATTGGTCAGGGTCACACCGAGTTTGCTGCGTAACAGGATTTGGATGCCCATTTCTTGCTCCAGGTCCTTGATGGCGCTGGAGAGGCTGGGCTGAGTCAGGTAGAGCCGTTTGGCGGCCTCGTTGATTGAGCCGGTTTTAACGATGGTTTCCAGATAGGTAAGTTGTTGGATGCGCATGGGAGGCCTCCTAGGTATTTCCTTTATTATAAATCTTCTTATAGCGAGAAACTATAACGGGTTCTTAATTTTAAGCGTTAGCCAAGTCGTCGTGCTGGTGGTAGTTTAGAACCAAGCCATAACCGTTGAGGGGGATTTTAAATGACAACATCAATCATTGGTTTTCCACGCATTGGGGAGAACCGCGAACTCAAATTCAACACCGAAAAATACTGGCGCCACCAACTGACCGCCGAGCAGCTGCAACAAGCCGCCCACGACCTGCGCTTAAAGCACTGGCAACTGATCAAGCAAGCGGGGATTGACGGAATTCCCAGCAACGACTTTTCGTTTTTTGACACGACGCTAGACACTGCCACGTTGTTCAACGTGGTGCCCGCGGCGGCCAAGACACTCGACCTGTCGTCGCTAGATCGCTACTTCGCGTTAGCCCGGGGGTATCAGGGCGATCACGGGGACCTCAAGGCGTTACCCATGAAGAAGTGGTACAACACCAACTACCATTACCTGGTGCCGCAATTTACGGCGACGACGCGGGTCAAGTTGGTGGGAACCAAGATTTTTGACGAATACCAGGAAGCCCAGGACGCGGGAATTCAGACGCGCCCGGTCATCGTGGGTCCGTTCACGTTTTTGAGCCTGAGTGAATTTCACGATTGCCAACCGGCAGACTTTGTGACCGACCTGGTTGCGGCCTACCAAGCGGTCTTCGCCAAGCTGGCTGCGCAGGGCGCCGAGTGGATTCAACTCGACGAACCCGAACTGGTCAAGGACGTGACCGGGCAACGGCGCGAGTTGTTTAACGCGATTTATGACCAGTTATTGACCGCAAAATCCGGTCTGAAGGTGCTGGTACAGACCTACTTTGGCGACGTACGTGACGTGTATACCGACCTGGTTGACTTGCCCATCGAAGGCCTGGGACTAGACTTTCACGAGGGACGTCAAACCGCGCAACTGGTGCAATCTGGGTTTCCGGCGGATAAGACCTTGTTCGCGGGGGTGGTCAACGGTAAGAATATCTGGCGTAACCATTACGCGCAAACGTTAGCCCTGTTGAAGACGTTACCGGTTCAGCACCTGGTGATTTCGACGTCGTGTTCGCTGCTCCACGTGCCGTTTACGGTGGCTAACGAGGCCTTTCCCGACCAGGTCAAACAACATTTTGCCTTTGCCACGGAAAAGTTGGGCGAATTGACCGACTTACAGGCCAGCCTGACAGACCCTGCCACACCCGCGTTGGCGCGCAACCAAGCACTATTTGCCCAGCCGCGGGTGCAACCCAATCCCCAGGTCCACGACCGCATCGCTAAGTTAACCGCCGATTCGTTCGTCCGGCACCCGGCCTTAGCCCAGCGCGCGCAAATCCAGCAGGTGGAATTTCACCTGCCACTCTTACCGACCACCACGATTGGCTCGTTTCCCCAGACCAGAGAGGTCAAACGGACCCGGGCGCGGTTCCGCAAACACGAGATTTCGCAGGTCGACTACGATCACTTCATTGGAGAACACATCAAAGAGTGGCTCAAGTGGCAAGAAGACATCGGCCTGGACGTGTTGGTTCACGGCGAATTCGAACGGAACGACATGGTCGAGTACTTCGGCCAACACTTAGACGGCTACCTGTTCAGTCGAAACGGGTGGGTTCAATCCTACGGGACCCGCGGAGTTAAGCCCCCCATCATCTGGGGGGACGTGGCACGCAAGCACCCGATCACGGTCAAGTGGTCGACCTTTGCTCGGCGGCAAACCAGTAAGTTGGTCAAGGGGATGCTGACCGGGCCAGTGACGATTCTGAACTGGTCATTCCCCCGTGAGGATATTTCGCAGCGCGAATCGACGATTCAGATCGCCCTGGCCATTCAAGACGAGGTTCTCAATTTGGAACGAAAAGGAATCAAGATCATTCAAATTGACGAGGCCGCATTACGGGAAAAGTTGCCGTTACGGCAATCCGACTGGTACAGCGAATATCTGGATTGGGCCGTGCCCGCCTTTCGGTTGGTCCACAGTCAGGTTAAGCCAGAAACCCAGATTCACACCCATATGTGCTATTCCGAGTTCACCGACATCATCCCGGCCATTCAGGATCTCGATGCCGACGTGATTTCGTTTGAAGCGTCGCGGTCGAATCTGGAAATTCTCGACGCGTTACAAAAGGAACATTTTCAACTTCAGGTGGGGCCGGGCGTCTACGATATCCACTCGCCCCGGATTCCTTCGGTGGCCGAAATCACGACCACGATTCACCAGATCTTGGCGAAGGTCCCCGAACAAAGGGTCTGGATCAATCCCGACTGTGGGCTAAAGACCCGGGGCATCACTGAAGCCAAGGCCAGTGTGGAACATTTGACCGCCGCGGCGCAAGCAGTTCGGGCCGAACTAACGGCAAAGGGGGACTAAGCGATGGACCCAGCCAAACCAGAATTATCGTTTGAGGTCTTTCCGCCTAGTTCACCGGCGGGAACGGCGAAACTCACGCAGACGCTGGCCCAACTGAAGGGTATCGCCCCCAGCTTCGTCAGTGTGACCTGTAGTAATCATCAATTGAACTACGAACAAAGTACCATTGCGTTGGCCCAGGCCGTGCACCGAGACCTCCGGTGTGCGACCATGGTCCACATGCCAGCGGCTTACGTGACGAAGGCGCAGGTGCGGCAGATCCTCGACCAGCTCGAGGCGGCGCACATCCAGCAGGTGTTAGCGTTGCGTGGGGACTTGGACGGGGCGGCGCCGGAAACGGACTTCACCCACGCCAGCGACCTGGTTCGGTTTATCAAACGGGTCAAACCACAGTTTCGGGTGACGGGGGCCTGCTACCCCGAGGTCCATCCGGATTCCCCGGACCGGGTCGCCGATATTCGCAACCTGAAGGCCAAAGTTGACGCGGGGTGTGACCAGCTGATCACCCAACTCTTCTACGACAACGCCCAGTTCTATCGGTTTCAGGAAGCCTGCGCGATTGCCGGGATCACCGTGCCAATCCTGGCGGGCATCATGCCGATTACCAACCGGCAACAGGCCCTCCACGTGGTCCAAAATTGTGCGGCTAGTCTGCCCCCGAAATTCAGGGCGATTCTGGATAAGTACCGGGATAATCCGGTGGCGTTACGAGAAGCCGGCTTGGCCTACGCGGTGGATCAGATTGTCGATCTGGTCACCCATGACGTGGCGGGGATTCATCTGTACACGTTGAATCAGGCGGCGACGGCTCAACACATATACGACAACACGGCGTCGTTATTTGCCCCGGTGCCGGTGGCAGATTAACTCACTCACGTTTAAAAAATGGCCCCGCTTAAGCAACTGTGCTTAGGCGGGGCCATTTAGTCATGGTGTGATTATTTTTGTTGGGGATCTTCCGGGTCGTCCGGTTCACCAATTTGGTAGTCACTGTCGTTCATGGCTTCCACGTTGCCTAACAGGTAACCGTTACCGACTTGCGAGAAGAAGTCGTGGTTGGCCGTGGAGGTTGAAATCCCATTCATCACGATGGGGTTCACGTCCTCGGCCGTGTCGGGGAAGAGGGGATCTTGCCCCAGGTTCATCAGCGCCTTGTTCGCATTGTAGCGAATAAAGGTCAGGACTTCTTCGGTCCAGCCGACTTGGTCGTACATCAGATGGGTGTACTTTTCTTCGTTGGCGTAGAGCTTGTACAGAAAGTCGTACATCCAGTCCTTCATGGCCTGTTGTTCGTTGTCGCCCAGTTCCTTCATGCCTAACTGGAACTTGTAGCCAATGTAGGTACCGTGGACGGATTCGTCCCGTAAAATCAACTTGATGATTTCGGCCACGTTGGCGAGTTTGTTATGCCCCAGGTAGTACAGCGGCGTGAAGAAGCCGGAGTAGAACAGGAAGGTTTCCAGGAAGACGCTGGAGATTTTTTTCTTCAGGGGATGTTCGTCGTCGTGGTAGAGCGTGTAAATCCGCTTGGTCTTATTCTGCAAGAATTCTTCGGTATCGCTCCAGTTGAAGATTTCGTCGATCTCGTCCGGCGTGTTCAACGTCGAGAAGATGGTCGAGTAGCTCTTGGCGTGGACGGATTCCATGAATTGAATGTTGTTGAGGACCGCCGTTTCGTGCTTGGTCCGTACGTCTCGCCGCAAGGCCGCCATGCCGTCTTGGGACTGCAGGGTGTCTAGTAAGGTCAGCCCGCCGAAAACGTGACCCACGACCCATTGATGGTCGGTGTCTAAGGTCCGCCAGTCGTCCAAGTCGTTGGACACGGGGATCCGGGTGTCGAGCCAGAATTGTTCGGTTAGTTTTTCCCAGGTCGCCTTGTCGATCTCGTCGGACACGGCGTTCCAGTTAATCGCTTCGTAGTTACCGTCTTGATTCATTGCTGCCATAGTTTGCACTCCTTTACCGTCCTAGATAACACAACTTTCACATTGGTTGGCGCCGACTTCGTTATTGTCGTCGGTAAACGTCCGCACGTAGTAGATCGACTTGATGCCCTTACGGTAAGCGTAGTTCCGCAGGATACTGAGGTCCCGCGTGGTCATCTTGTCGGTCCGGCCGTTCTTCCATTCGTACAGGCCGGCGGGAATCGTGGACCGCATAAATAGCGTGAGGCTCATCCCTTGGTCCACGTGCTTTTGAGCGGCCGCGTAGACGTCGATGACCCGGCGCATGTCGGTATCGTAGGCTGACTTGTAGTACGGCATGGTGTCGTTACTCAGGTACGGTGCCGGGTAGTAGATCTTCCCAATCTTCTTTTCCTGACGTTCCTCGATCCGGTTGATGATCGGGTGCAGGCTGGCCGTGGTGTCGTTGATGTAAGAAATCGACCCGTTGGGAGCGACGGCCATGCGGTTCTGGTGGTATAACCCGTCACGCATGACGTCGGCCTTGAGTTGAGCCCAGTCTTCAGGCGACGGTAACCAAACGTCACTAAAGAGGCCTTGCACCTTGGCGTTATCCGGTCGCCAATCGTGTTCCGTGTAGCGATCGAAGTAGGAGCCGTCGGCGTATTTGCTGGCTTCGAAGTTGTGGAAGGTTTCGTGCCGTTCCTTGGCAATCTGGTTGGAGGCCTTTAACGTCCAGTAGTTCAGTAACATGAAGTAGACACTGGTAAAGTCGATACTGTCCTTGGAACCATACATCATGTGGTTCTTGGCGAAGTAACTGTGCAGTCCCATAGCACCCAGGCCAATGGTGTGGGCTAACCGGTTACCGTGTTGGATGGACGGGACCACGTCGATGTCGGAGTGGTCGGTCACGAAGGTCAGTGCCCGGACCATGGTTTCCACGGAGTGCCCGAAGTCGGGGGAGGCCATCAGGTTAACGATGTTGGTCGACCCCAGGTTGCAGGAAATATCCGTCCCCAGTTTTTCGTATTCTTGCTTGTTGTCGTAGGTGGTTGGTGTTTGGACCTGCATAATTTCGGAACACAGGTTACTCATCACGATGCGGCCCTGGATGGGGTTTTCGCGGTTAGCCGTGTCGATGTTAACGATGTAGGGGTAACCGGATTCTTGCTGCAGTTTACCGATTTCCGTTTCCAGTTCCCGGGCCTTCAGCCGCTTCTTGCGAATGTCCGGGTTGGCGACCATCTTATCGTATTCGGCGGTGATGTCCACGTAGGAGAATGGTTTGCCGTAGATCCGTTCGACGTCGTACGGGCTGAAGAGGTACATGTCGGCGTCTTGTTCACAGAGTTGGTAGAACTTGTCGGGGACCGTGACCCCGAGTGACAAGGTCTTCAACCGGATCTTTTCGTCGGCGTTTTCTTTCTTAGCGCCCAAAAAGGCGATGATGTCGGGATGGAAGACGCTCAGGTAGACCACACCGGCCCCTTGGCGTTGTCCAAGTTGGTTAGAGTAGGAGAAGCTGTCTTCGAGGAGCTTCATGACGGGCACGACCCCGGAAGCGGCCCCTTCGATGTGCTTGATCGGGTCACCGGCCCCCCGCAGATTGGACAGGCTGATGCCGACCCCACCACCGATACGGGACAGTTGCAGCGCGGAGTTGATGGTCCGCCCGATGGTGTTCATGTCGTCGGTGGATTGAATCAGAAAACAGGAGACCAGTTCCCCACGCCGGGCCCGGCCAGCGTTTAAGAAGCTAGGGGTGGCCGGTTGGTAACGTTGGTGAACAATTTCGTCGGCCAAGTCGTGGGCCAACTGTTGGTCGCCACCGGCAAAGTCGAGGGCGTTCATCGCCACGCGGTCGATGAAGTTTTCCAGGTAGTAGGCGTTGTCATCGGTCTTTAAGGCGTATTGCGCGTAGAATTTGTACGCGGCCATAAAGGACTTGAAGTGGAAGTTTTGAGCCTTCAGGTAGGCGTAGAGGTCTTCGATGAAGCTCAACGGGTACTGGTTGATGACTTGCGGTTCCACGTAGTTCCCGGCGATCAGGTAGTCGAACCGGTCCTTTAAGGACGCGAAGGTCTTGGTGTTGGGTGCCACGTTTTCTTTGAGGAAGGCCTGTAAAGCTTCCTGGTCCTTGTTCAACGGAATCTGGCCATCCACGGGGATGTTGATCTCGTTATTTAAATCGTAATAAGTGACGTCTTTGAGGTTCTTGAGGCTCATAAGCACGCTCTTCCTTTCTCACACCGAATTTTAGTCAAAATAAAAGCGACGTCAGCCGAAACGACGTCGCCAAGACGGGGTTGTCGGAACGTTAATTAACCCGCAATTTGTTGCAGTTGGTCAGGCCGGAAACCAAAAAAGGCCTTGTGACCGGGTGCTTCCACGACCGGTAGAGATTGAAATCCCTGTGCCTTTAAGTAGGTGACATATTCGGGATTTTGGTTAATATTACGTTCTTCAAAGGCCACGTTGTGTTCGGTAAGGAAACGCTTGGTCATTTTGCATTGCATACAGTTGTTCTTGGAATAAATCGTTACTTTCATGGTTGCCACATCCTCTAAAATTTGTTTCTAATGTGTTTAGTGTACACCAGATTGGCGAAATTTCAATCGAAAAAAGCACCATATTTAGTGGTTGAAGGATACAATAACTACTAAATATAGTGCTCAGCGCGTTAATTTTATTTTATTGCCCACCAGTCCAAAAACTACGGTAAAATAAACCTAAAAGGTGGTCGAGAAAATGACTAATCACTATTATACACAAAATCCGGATGTTGTACACGAAGAACGCCACTGGCCGTTCACCCTATTAGGTAACGAATTGTTGTTTACCACCGACAACGGGGTCTTCTCAAAATCCCGCGTGGATTACGGCTCACGAGTTTTACTCGATGCGTTTAACGCCGACAAGACCCCGGCCGGTGCTTGGTTGGATCTGGGCTGTGGGTACGGTCCGATTGGCCTGGCCCTAGCCAAGAAATACCCGGACCGGCAGGTGACACTGGCCGACGTCAACGAACTGGCGTTGTCGTTGGCGCACCAAAACGCAACGGCGAACCAGATTACTAACGCTCGGATCATCGAATCCGACCGGTATGCGGCTTTAGGTGCCGCCAAGTATGCGGCCATTTTGACCAACCCACCGGTGCGAGCGGGGAAGGAAGTGGTCACCAGCATGTTAACCGGGGCCGCCCAACACCTGTTGCCGGGGGGCACGCTGACCGTGGTGCTCCAGAAGAAACAGGGAGCCCCGTCGGCTAAGAAGCACATGACCGAAACGTTTGGTAACTGTCAGATCCTCAAGAAGGACAAAGGGTATTACATCTTGGAAAGTACGCAAAACTAACCTAGGACGAGGAGGTGGGCACGAATGCGTCAGATAACTTATTCTGCCGAACAACGGCACTACATGGAAGAAGCGTTATTCGAAGCCGACCGCGCGGCTTGGATTGGGGAAGTGCCAATTGGTGCGGTGATCGTCCACGAGGGACGGATCATCGGTCGGGGGCACAACCTCCGTGAACACGCCAACGATGCGACTTTACACGCCGAGATTCGCGCCATCGAAGAGGCCTGTGCGACCTTAGGGAGTTGGCGGTTGGAAGATTGCCAACTCTACGTGACCATCGAGCCGTGTTTGATGTGTAGTGGGGCGATTATTAACTCCCGGATTCCCACGGTGTTTTACGGCGCCCGTGACCCCAAGGCGGGGGCGGTGGATAGTCTGTACAACACGCTGACGGATTCGCGGTTGAACCACACGGTCACGGTCTACGAGGGCTTAATGGCGAAGGCGGCCGGTGAACGACTGGTGACCTTTTTCAAGGAAGCTCGGCGCCGGCAAAAGGCGGCCAAGCAGGCCCGCAAAGCGGCGGCTGAAAAGTCGCTAGACAGTCTTTCCGAATCATGATACACTAGTATTTGCCGTTAAGGCCTTGAAGCAAGGGTGGGCTCACGAATCGTGTCAGGTCCGGAAGGAAGCAGCACTAAGTCTGTTTCACTTTGTGCTTCAAGTTATTGAGCCATTAAGCACGTCCGTTTCCGAGAGGGAATGGACGTTTTTTATATTATAAGAGTGCGTCCAGGGGCGGTCAGCGGGTGAGCATTAACGCCATTGTGGTGATTAGCCCGGGCCTGGCTAATTGCCAAAATGGGGTTAAGCGGAACCCGTTGCCCCTGGAAAGCACGTTTTGGCTATGGTAGCGGAGAAGCTGAGGTTAATTGCCACCCTAGTGGCCTTAAGCGGAACCGGCTGCCCGTCAGGAACACGTTTCGGCTACGGTAATGGATAAGTCGGGGATAGCCGCCAACGCGAGCAGGATTAAGCGGAGTCGATTTTAGCCCCAGTCGACCATAGCAACGACCCGATTCTTTTTGTTGCGCGGCTTAACTTAATGGGAAGCGGGCCACGTTTTTAACCGTAATGTTTGCTATACTGGGGATAATGAACGGTTGTGGACGGAGTCACTTGACGGGTTAGGAGTTAAGTTCCCCTAAATTGGCTGGGCGAAGACGTGACAGCACCCCCGGAAAAAGGCTATAATAGTGAGCAGCGAATTTTTAACGAATTAAAGGTAGAAAGGAACAGATGATATGGCGTATCAAGCACTTTATCGGGTCTGGCGACCGCAACGTTTCGACGATATGATCGGTCAGGAAGTCATCACCCGCACCCTCAAGAACGCGATTACCACCAATCAAATCAGTCACGCCTATCTGTTCGCCGGTCCGCGGGGAACCGGGAAGACTTCGGCCGCAAAGATTTTTGCTAAGGCCATTAACTGTCATCATCAACAGGACGGTGAGCCCTGCAACGAGTGCGAGACCTGCAAGGCCATCACGGCCGGGACGTTAAACGACGTGATCGAAATCGACGCGGCGTCCAACAACGGGGTCGAAGAGATTCGCGACATCCGCGATAAGGTCAAGTACGCACCCACGGTGGCCGATTACAAGGTCTACATTATCGATGAAGTGCATATGCTCTCGACCGGGGCGTTTAACGCGTTATTGAAAACCCTGGAAGAACCGCCGGCCAACGTCATCTTTATTCTGGCCACCACCGAACCGCACAAGATTCCGGCGACCATTATTTCACGGGTCCAGCGGTTCGATTTCAAACGCATCGCGGCCAGCGATAGCTATCAGCGGATGACCTATATCCTGGATCAAAAGCACGTGACTTACGATGAACAGGCCATCAAAGTGATTGCCAAGGCCGCCGAAGGGGGAATGCGCGACGCCCTGAGCATCTTAGACCAGGCGCTCTCCTTCGGGGATAATGAGATTACCTTGGATAACGCGCTTTTGGTTACCGGAAGCGTCACCCACGAGTTACTTGCAACCTACGTCCAACAGGTTTTAAGCGGTGATACCAAGGCGGCATTGGCGACACTCCAATCGGTCTTAGAGGCTGGTAAGGACGCCGAACGCTTCACCGAAGACATTATTAGCTATGCGCGGGACCTGTTGCTGTATCAACAAGCCCCCAAGCTGGTGGAAGAAGCCGAGATGGGCAGTGTCAGCGATGCTTTCCAAGCGCTGGCCGCCAAGACCCCAGCGGCGACCATGTATGCCATGATTAACGAACTTAACGCCATTCAACAGCAGATGCGCTTTACCACGCATCCCGACGTTTACCTGGAAATTCTGACCATTAAGTTGGCCGAGATTGGGCGGACGCAGGGCGCAAGTGCCAGTCCAGCTGCGGTCCCAACCGGTGAGACGCCTAGTACCCCGGCCGCGGCTGATGCGGTCACGGCGTTGCAACATCAGGTGGATCAGCTCAAGGTCGCCGTGCAACAATTGGAACAATCTCCGGTGGCTAAACCCGCTGCGCGGCCTGCGGTGAAACCGCGAGTGAACGCGACGCGGACCCAGGAGGTTAACCTCGCCAAGATCAATCCGGTCTTGGGCGCGGCAACCCGGGAAAAACTCAATCAGCTCCAGGAGGTTTGGCCGGACCTGTTGAACAGTCTGACCGTCACCCAGCGGGCCGTGATGAAGGTGTCCCAGCCCGTTGCGGCGGCTGATTCCGGGGTTATCGTAGCGTTCGACTATTCGTTTTTGTACCAGAAGGCCACGACGGATCAGGAATTAACCGATGCGTTGGAAAATGGGCTGGACCGAATGGTGGGGACGGCACTACCGATTGTGTTCGTGCCCAAAGACCAGTGGCCGGAGATTCGTAAGAATTATTTGGCTGCACACAAGGGTGAATTGAAGGCCCATGCGGGGGGACAACCGGCAGCGGGTCCAGTGGGCCCAACGTCGGCGGCCCCAGCAACTGGGACCCCGGACACGGCCCCTACCGATACGGGGCCGCAGCCGCCGCAGGACAACCCCGTGGTGACTAAAGCCGAGGAACTTTTTGGTAAGGATATTGTTGATATCAAAACTGATTAAATTTGAAGGGATGGATGACCATGCGGAACATGGGCAATATGGGTAACATGGGTAGTATGATGAAACAAATGCGGCAAATGCAAAAGAAGATGGCGGAGGACCAAGCTGAATTAAATGCGCAAACCTTCACCGGCACCTCACCAGACGACATGGTGAAGGCGACCTTTACCGGGGAACGGAAGATGACGGACTTGACCATCAAGCCCGAAGCCATCGATCCGGACGATCCCGATATGTTAGCCGACTTGGTTGTGGCGGCCGTAAACGACGCTCTGGGTCAAGTCGAGGCCCAAACTAAGCAAACTTTAGGCAAAT
Above is a window of Levilactobacillus zymae DNA encoding:
- a CDS encoding TIGR00730 family Rossman fold protein; its protein translation is MPTIKNVCVFCGSNHGLDPAYEQQTRALGQYLAAHHHPVVYGGGKEGLMGTIAESTMAAGGEVIGIIPTFLKQMDLAETNVTRLIETATMDERKDEMLRQADAFIVLPGGFGTFEEFTTMLSWSQLNVHQKPIALFNINHYFDSLVEMMQTCCDQGFAPQANMDLFIDADTIDDIFAQFDSFHHQLPYKYTN
- a CDS encoding LysR family transcriptional regulator; this encodes MRIQQLTYLETIVKTGSINEAAKRLYLTQPSLSSAIKDLEQEMGIQILLRSKLGVTLTNDGREFMVYARQVLDQVRLLEGRYAKQPLRKQAFSVSAQHYAFVVHAFVDLLKTVQADEYHFTLRETETRNILSDLTSFKSELGILYLNSFNRQVMQKLFREQDLVFTPLFTAKPHVFVGRQNPLTQKKVVTLADLTAYPYLSYEQGDNHSFYFSEEILSTLDRQKTIQVSDRATIFNLMVGLNGYTISSGIISSQLNDDKIVAIPLAVDDAMTLGWLKHRQIELSPLAQAYLTMLKAHIRGYGFTIIGDAPSH
- the metF gene encoding methylenetetrahydrofolate reductase [NAD(P)H]; this translates as MDPAKPELSFEVFPPSSPAGTAKLTQTLAQLKGIAPSFVSVTCSNHQLNYEQSTIALAQAVHRDLRCATMVHMPAAYVTKAQVRQILDQLEAAHIQQVLALRGDLDGAAPETDFTHASDLVRFIKRVKPQFRVTGACYPEVHPDSPDRVADIRNLKAKVDAGCDQLITQLFYDNAQFYRFQEACAIAGITVPILAGIMPITNRQQALHVVQNCAASLPPKFRAILDKYRDNPVALREAGLAYAVDQIVDLVTHDVAGIHLYTLNQAATAQHIYDNTASLFAPVPVAD
- the nrdE gene encoding class 1b ribonucleoside-diphosphate reductase subunit alpha, producing MSLKNLKDVTYYDLNNEINIPVDGQIPLNKDQEALQAFLKENVAPNTKTFASLKDRFDYLIAGNYVEPQVINQYPLSFIEDLYAYLKAQNFHFKSFMAAYKFYAQYALKTDDNAYYLENFIDRVAMNALDFAGGDQQLAHDLADEIVHQRYQPATPSFLNAGRARRGELVSCFLIQSTDDMNTIGRTINSALQLSRIGGGVGISLSNLRGAGDPIKHIEGAASGVVPVMKLLEDSFSYSNQLGQRQGAGVVYLSVFHPDIIAFLGAKKENADEKIRLKTLSLGVTVPDKFYQLCEQDADMYLFSPYDVERIYGKPFSYVDITAEYDKMVANPDIRKKRLKARELETEIGKLQQESGYPYIVNIDTANRENPIQGRIVMSNLCSEIMQVQTPTTYDNKQEYEKLGTDISCNLGSTNIVNLMASPDFGHSVETMVRALTFVTDHSDIDVVPSIQHGNRLAHTIGLGAMGLHSYFAKNHMMYGSKDSIDFTSVYFMLLNYWTLKASNQIAKERHETFHNFEASKYADGSYFDRYTEHDWRPDNAKVQGLFSDVWLPSPEDWAQLKADVMRDGLYHQNRMAVAPNGSISYINDTTASLHPIINRIEERQEKKIGKIYYPAPYLSNDTMPYYKSAYDTDMRRVIDVYAAAQKHVDQGMSLTLFMRSTIPAGLYEWKNGRTDKMTTRDLSILRNYAYRKGIKSIYYVRTFTDDNNEVGANQCESCVI
- the nrdF gene encoding class 1b ribonucleoside-diphosphate reductase subunit beta, whose translation is MNQDGNYEAINWNAVSDEIDKATWEKLTEQFWLDTRIPVSNDLDDWRTLDTDHQWVVGHVFGGLTLLDTLQSQDGMAALRRDVRTKHETAVLNNIQFMESVHAKSYSTIFSTLNTPDEIDEIFNWSDTEEFLQNKTKRIYTLYHDDEHPLKKKISSVFLETFLFYSGFFTPLYYLGHNKLANVAEIIKLILRDESVHGTYIGYKFQLGMKELGDNEQQAMKDWMYDFLYKLYANEEKYTHLMYDQVGWTEEVLTFIRYNANKALMNLGQDPLFPDTAEDVNPIVMNGISTSTANHDFFSQVGNGYLLGNVEAMNDSDYQIGEPDDPEDPQQK
- the metE gene encoding 5-methyltetrahydropteroyltriglutamate--homocysteine S-methyltransferase; translation: MTTSIIGFPRIGENRELKFNTEKYWRHQLTAEQLQQAAHDLRLKHWQLIKQAGIDGIPSNDFSFFDTTLDTATLFNVVPAAAKTLDLSSLDRYFALARGYQGDHGDLKALPMKKWYNTNYHYLVPQFTATTRVKLVGTKIFDEYQEAQDAGIQTRPVIVGPFTFLSLSEFHDCQPADFVTDLVAAYQAVFAKLAAQGAEWIQLDEPELVKDVTGQRRELFNAIYDQLLTAKSGLKVLVQTYFGDVRDVYTDLVDLPIEGLGLDFHEGRQTAQLVQSGFPADKTLFAGVVNGKNIWRNHYAQTLALLKTLPVQHLVISTSCSLLHVPFTVANEAFPDQVKQHFAFATEKLGELTDLQASLTDPATPALARNQALFAQPRVQPNPQVHDRIAKLTADSFVRHPALAQRAQIQQVEFHLPLLPTTTIGSFPQTREVKRTRARFRKHEISQVDYDHFIGEHIKEWLKWQEDIGLDVLVHGEFERNDMVEYFGQHLDGYLFSRNGWVQSYGTRGVKPPIIWGDVARKHPITVKWSTFARRQTSKLVKGMLTGPVTILNWSFPREDISQRESTIQIALAIQDEVLNLERKGIKIIQIDEAALREKLPLRQSDWYSEYLDWAVPAFRLVHSQVKPETQIHTHMCYSEFTDIIPAIQDLDADVISFEASRSNLEILDALQKEHFQLQVGPGVYDIHSPRIPSVAEITTTIHQILAKVPEQRVWINPDCGLKTRGITEAKASVEHLTAAAQAVRAELTAKGD
- a CDS encoding class I SAM-dependent methyltransferase, giving the protein MTNHYYTQNPDVVHEERHWPFTLLGNELLFTTDNGVFSKSRVDYGSRVLLDAFNADKTPAGAWLDLGCGYGPIGLALAKKYPDRQVTLADVNELALSLAHQNATANQITNARIIESDRYAALGAAKYAAILTNPPVRAGKEVVTSMLTGAAQHLLPGGTLTVVLQKKQGAPSAKKHMTETFGNCQILKKDKGYYILESTQN
- the nrdH gene encoding glutaredoxin-like protein NrdH, with amino-acid sequence MKVTIYSKNNCMQCKMTKRFLTEHNVAFEERNINQNPEYVTYLKAQGFQSLPVVEAPGHKAFFGFRPDQLQQIAG